A stretch of the Hymenobacter tibetensis genome encodes the following:
- a CDS encoding glycosyl hydrolase 115 family protein — protein sequence MREWKFYLLLALLLGGGCLSAQAQPIPQPVTLASRFGPKVFPLVHQRMAVPIYVDAQDAEVVGVATEALANDINSITTVKPQTRAATEPLAPYSVIVGTLGHSRLIDQLAAKQAGNIQQLKGQWETFSISVIDRPFGQDGKALVVAGSDRRGTAFGVFELSRRLGVSPWYWWADVTPLHQDNLYLTAGTHLSPSPTVKYRGLFLNDEDWGLQPWAAKNIDQDIKDIGPNTYARLFELLLRLKANLIWPAMHPSTKAFFHYPGNPKVADRYAILVGTSHAEPMLRNNVDEWDEKTMGPFDYFRNKPSVYNYWNQRAQEAGKMEAMYSLGMRGVHDSGMQGARTPKEAAQMLGSVLADQREILRKNVAADVTTVPQVFTAYKEVLDVYDQGLKLPDDVTLVWPDDNYGYISRLSNAEEQRRGGGSGVYYHASYWGRPHDYLWLSSTHPALIREEMMKAHALKTDQLWVMNVGDIKPLEYNVQLFLDMAYAPQPFQESSYVPTHLQQWAQEVFGEEHAAAIRDILWKYYDLAFERRPEFMGWSQTEPTTPTHRTEYNHFYYGDEAQRRLDSYAALEQQVKQLRPKIGAARADAFYQLVYYPVVGASLINQKFLYLDKSYLYARQNRASAADYARWSEQAYASIERETEYHNNQLAGGKWQGMMSMKPRDLPVYKAPVLPTLSPDTSQVWGVAPEGFVTQDSSLLGPGTQPLALPTFVPWGPTSYFIDVFLTGRQAVTWRVKTSNKWLVLSAQQGQLRAGAGQNQQRLQVRINWEKVPKRAASLTGYITFTGAGKPQRVAVRVEGAAEKTLAGFAETNGYISIPATEYSRKVNQPTNHWAVVEGLGHTGRALQAWPLQTTPLAEANHVQAQASVVEYDFSTFTKAAPTIMVTTLPTHPLTRQASMRYGVALDDGPVEVVDFKTVGRSEEWKQNVLRNSARRQVKGQLLAPGRHILKLYLLDPGVVLDHITLDLGGLQPAYSIIPETRRPKTNLPVASPTPQAKPTPTANN from the coding sequence ATGAGAGAGTGGAAATTCTATCTGTTGCTAGCGTTGCTGCTTGGGGGAGGGTGCCTGTCTGCGCAGGCCCAGCCCATCCCCCAGCCCGTAACGCTAGCTTCTCGTTTCGGCCCGAAAGTGTTTCCGTTGGTGCATCAACGCATGGCAGTCCCCATCTACGTAGACGCCCAGGATGCCGAGGTAGTTGGTGTAGCCACCGAGGCCCTAGCCAACGACATCAACAGCATCACCACCGTGAAGCCCCAGACGCGCGCGGCAACGGAGCCGTTGGCACCCTACTCCGTCATTGTCGGGACCCTGGGGCACTCACGACTGATCGACCAATTGGCCGCGAAACAAGCTGGCAACATCCAGCAGCTCAAGGGCCAGTGGGAAACGTTTAGCATCAGCGTAATCGATAGGCCGTTCGGGCAAGATGGAAAGGCGCTGGTGGTGGCTGGCAGCGACCGGCGCGGCACGGCCTTCGGGGTGTTCGAGTTGTCGCGCCGGCTGGGGGTGTCGCCGTGGTACTGGTGGGCCGACGTGACTCCGCTTCACCAGGATAACCTGTACCTCACGGCAGGCACCCACCTCAGCCCGTCGCCCACGGTGAAGTACCGCGGCCTGTTCCTCAACGATGAAGACTGGGGCCTGCAGCCCTGGGCGGCTAAAAACATAGACCAAGACATCAAAGACATCGGGCCGAACACCTACGCCCGCCTCTTCGAGCTACTGCTGCGCCTGAAGGCCAACCTGATTTGGCCGGCCATGCACCCCAGCACCAAGGCCTTCTTCCATTACCCCGGCAACCCCAAGGTGGCGGATCGGTACGCCATTCTGGTTGGCACCTCGCACGCCGAACCTATGCTGCGCAACAACGTGGACGAGTGGGACGAGAAAACCATGGGCCCGTTTGATTATTTCCGCAACAAGCCCAGCGTGTACAACTACTGGAACCAGCGCGCCCAGGAAGCGGGGAAGATGGAAGCCATGTACTCGTTGGGTATGCGCGGCGTGCACGACAGCGGCATGCAGGGAGCCAGAACGCCCAAGGAAGCCGCCCAAATGCTCGGCAGCGTGCTAGCTGACCAACGCGAAATCCTGCGCAAGAACGTAGCCGCCGACGTCACGACGGTGCCGCAGGTGTTCACGGCCTACAAGGAAGTGTTGGACGTCTACGACCAGGGCCTGAAGCTGCCCGACGACGTAACGCTGGTTTGGCCCGACGATAATTACGGCTACATCAGCCGCCTGAGCAACGCCGAGGAACAACGCCGCGGTGGTGGTTCGGGGGTGTACTACCACGCTTCCTACTGGGGGCGCCCCCACGACTACCTGTGGCTCAGCTCCACCCATCCGGCCCTGATTCGAGAGGAAATGATGAAGGCCCACGCCCTCAAAACCGACCAACTTTGGGTGATGAACGTGGGCGACATCAAGCCGCTGGAATACAACGTGCAGCTGTTTCTGGATATGGCCTACGCTCCCCAGCCCTTCCAGGAGAGCAGCTACGTGCCGACGCACTTGCAGCAGTGGGCGCAGGAAGTGTTTGGTGAAGAACACGCGGCCGCCATCCGCGACATCCTGTGGAAATATTACGACCTAGCTTTTGAGCGCCGCCCCGAGTTCATGGGCTGGAGCCAAACCGAGCCGACCACCCCCACCCACCGCACCGAGTACAACCACTTTTACTACGGCGACGAGGCCCAGCGTCGGCTGGATAGCTACGCTGCCTTGGAGCAGCAAGTCAAGCAGCTGCGCCCGAAAATCGGGGCGGCGCGTGCCGATGCTTTCTACCAACTGGTGTACTACCCCGTGGTGGGCGCCTCCCTGATCAACCAGAAATTCTTGTACCTCGATAAAAGCTACTTGTACGCCCGGCAAAACCGCGCCAGCGCCGCGGATTATGCCCGGTGGTCGGAGCAGGCGTACGCAAGCATTGAGCGCGAGACAGAGTACCACAACAACCAACTGGCCGGGGGCAAATGGCAGGGCATGATGTCGATGAAGCCCCGCGACTTGCCGGTGTACAAAGCACCCGTCCTGCCCACACTCTCGCCGGACACCTCGCAGGTATGGGGCGTGGCGCCGGAAGGCTTTGTCACGCAGGATTCATCGTTGCTAGGGCCCGGAACCCAACCTTTGGCGTTGCCTACGTTCGTGCCTTGGGGACCCACCAGTTACTTCATCGACGTGTTCTTGACGGGCCGCCAGGCCGTTACGTGGCGAGTTAAAACTTCCAATAAGTGGCTAGTCCTCTCTGCGCAGCAGGGTCAGCTAAGGGCAGGCGCGGGGCAAAACCAGCAGCGCCTCCAGGTACGCATCAACTGGGAAAAAGTACCGAAACGCGCTGCTTCCCTTACGGGATACATTACGTTCACGGGGGCTGGCAAGCCCCAGCGGGTAGCCGTGCGGGTGGAGGGCGCCGCGGAAAAAACGCTGGCGGGGTTTGCGGAAACCAATGGCTACATATCCATACCCGCCACCGAGTACAGCCGCAAAGTCAACCAGCCTACCAACCACTGGGCCGTAGTAGAAGGCCTAGGGCACACCGGCCGCGCCTTGCAGGCCTGGCCCTTGCAGACCACCCCCCTTGCAGAAGCCAACCACGTGCAGGCGCAAGCCTCGGTGGTGGAGTACGACTTTAGCACATTCACGAAAGCGGCACCCACAATTATGGTAACCACGCTGCCCACTCACCCCCTTACCCGCCAAGCAAGCATGCGCTACGGCGTAGCGCTAGACGACGGCCCCGTGGAGGTAGTGGATTTCAAAACCGTTGGCCGCTCGGAAGAGTGGAAACAGAACGTGCTGCGTAACAGTGCCCGGCGTCAAGTCAAAGGGCAACTGCTCGCGCCGGGCCGCCACATCCTCAAGCTGTACCTTCTTGATCCGGGCGTCGTGCTAGACCACATTACCCTTGATTTGGGTGGCTTACAGCCTGCTTACAGCATCATTCCGGAAACGCGGCGGCCGAAAACAAACCTCCCAGTAGCCTCACCCACCCCGCAAGCCAAGCCCACCCCAACGGCCAACAACTAA
- a CDS encoding sugar-binding domain-containing protein, with protein sequence MTICFGFVKCPPLPASVLLVAGLLSSSPLRAQQLPGGARVTYNFNPAWQVYVGEVAGAEQVGFNDKRWKTVALPWAWNEDEAFKKDIKDLSTGVAWYRKHFRLPAQAASQKVLVEFEGVRQHGQVYVNGQLVGEHENGVMAFGFDISKYLKPAGQENVLAVRTNNDWDYKEKKSGQTYQWSNRNFNANYGGIPKNVYLHVVNPLHQTLPLYAGLGTTGVYVHARDFNIPAREATISAEAQVVNEDTTPHTFDYEVLVEDAEGKVVKTFAGPATTLQPGETKVVSASARLSGLNFWSWGYGYLYKVHTLLKVNGKPTDKVTTRTGFRKTEFGNGLIKLNDRVLMMHGYAQRTSNEWPAVGVSVPAWLSDYSNGLMVESNANLVRWMHVTPWKQDVESCDRVGLLQAMPAGDAEKDVTGPRWTQRTELMRDAIIYNRNNPSIVFYESGNESISAEHMQEMKALRDQYDPYGGRAIGSREMLDIEIAEYGGEMLYINKSAKHPMWAMEYSRDEGLRKYWDEFSPPFHKDGAGPLYKNADASEYNRNQDTHAHENVMRWYDYWRERPGTGKRVNSGGVNIVFSDTNTHYRGAENYRRSGEVDALRIAKDGFYAHQVMWDGWVEPEKQRTHIIGHWNYQAGVTKDVTVVSSGEKVELLLNGKSLGFGEQSHRFLYTFKNVAWQPGTLRAVSYNSQGQKASEAEHQTAGAPVALRLTPIVSPAGLHATGADLALVQVEVVDAQGRRCPTALDMVSFTLTGAAEWRGGLAQGPDNHILSKSLPVEGGVNRVLLRTTAKAGTIKLQATAAGLKSAALSLKSRAVPQQHGLATELPGAALAGSLQRGPTPATPAFTASRAPLTITSVTAGSNAEKAKLTFDDNELSEWSSAGPVASAWIQYDLERPAAISEVAMKLVDWRSSQYPIRILVDGKQAFVGLTERTLGYFTAAFPAVTGKTLRIELTGASRNQDAYNIVEITGQKDPAAGGNQPKAKATLGLVEVEAYEKATGQLVK encoded by the coding sequence ATGACCATTTGTTTTGGTTTTGTAAAGTGCCCACCTCTGCCCGCAAGCGTGTTGCTGGTGGCAGGGCTGCTGAGTAGCTCACCGTTGCGTGCGCAGCAACTCCCTGGCGGCGCGCGTGTTACCTACAACTTCAATCCTGCCTGGCAAGTGTACGTGGGCGAGGTTGCTGGCGCCGAGCAAGTAGGCTTCAACGATAAGCGCTGGAAAACCGTGGCGCTGCCCTGGGCTTGGAACGAGGACGAGGCATTCAAAAAAGACATCAAGGACCTGAGCACGGGCGTAGCCTGGTACCGCAAGCACTTCCGGCTGCCAGCCCAGGCTGCTAGCCAGAAAGTGCTGGTGGAGTTTGAAGGGGTGCGGCAACATGGCCAAGTGTACGTGAACGGCCAACTAGTTGGGGAGCACGAAAATGGCGTCATGGCGTTTGGCTTTGATATCAGCAAGTATTTGAAGCCGGCCGGGCAGGAAAACGTGCTGGCCGTGCGCACCAACAACGACTGGGACTACAAAGAGAAGAAGAGCGGCCAGACGTACCAGTGGAGCAACCGCAACTTCAACGCCAACTACGGCGGCATTCCCAAAAACGTGTACCTGCACGTGGTGAACCCGCTGCACCAAACCCTGCCGCTCTACGCCGGACTGGGTACCACCGGCGTGTACGTGCACGCCCGCGACTTCAATATACCAGCCCGCGAAGCCACCATCAGCGCCGAGGCGCAGGTGGTAAACGAAGACACAACGCCCCACACGTTCGACTACGAGGTGCTGGTAGAAGACGCCGAGGGTAAAGTAGTGAAAACCTTTGCTGGCCCGGCCACCACGTTGCAGCCCGGAGAAACCAAAGTGGTGTCAGCAAGTGCCCGCCTGAGTGGCCTCAACTTCTGGAGCTGGGGCTACGGCTACCTCTACAAGGTGCACACCCTGTTGAAGGTGAACGGCAAGCCCACCGATAAGGTAACCACGCGTACCGGCTTCCGCAAAACCGAGTTCGGTAACGGCCTAATAAAGCTCAACGACCGGGTGCTGATGATGCACGGCTACGCCCAGCGTACCAGCAACGAGTGGCCGGCCGTGGGGGTATCGGTGCCGGCCTGGCTCTCCGACTACAGCAACGGCTTGATGGTGGAAAGCAACGCCAACTTGGTGCGTTGGATGCACGTCACGCCCTGGAAACAGGATGTTGAATCGTGCGACCGGGTGGGGCTGCTTCAAGCTATGCCGGCTGGCGACGCCGAGAAGGACGTGACGGGCCCACGCTGGACCCAGCGCACCGAACTCATGCGCGATGCCATCATCTACAACCGCAACAACCCGAGCATCGTGTTCTATGAGTCGGGCAACGAGAGCATCAGCGCCGAACACATGCAGGAAATGAAAGCCCTGCGCGACCAGTACGACCCGTACGGTGGCCGCGCCATCGGCTCGCGCGAGATGCTTGACATCGAGATAGCCGAGTATGGCGGTGAGATGCTTTACATCAATAAGAGCGCCAAGCACCCGATGTGGGCCATGGAATACTCGCGCGACGAAGGCCTGCGCAAGTACTGGGACGAATTTTCTCCACCCTTCCACAAGGACGGGGCGGGCCCGCTCTACAAAAACGCCGATGCCTCCGAGTACAACCGCAACCAAGACACGCACGCGCACGAAAACGTGATGCGCTGGTACGACTACTGGCGCGAGCGGCCTGGCACTGGCAAGCGCGTCAACTCGGGCGGGGTCAATATCGTGTTCAGTGACACCAATACGCACTACCGCGGGGCCGAAAACTACCGCCGCAGCGGTGAGGTTGATGCGTTGCGAATTGCCAAAGATGGTTTCTATGCCCACCAAGTGATGTGGGACGGCTGGGTGGAGCCGGAAAAGCAGCGCACCCACATCATCGGGCACTGGAACTACCAAGCCGGCGTAACCAAGGACGTGACGGTGGTATCGAGCGGCGAAAAAGTGGAACTGCTGCTTAATGGCAAGTCGTTGGGCTTCGGCGAGCAAAGCCACCGCTTCCTGTACACCTTCAAGAACGTAGCCTGGCAGCCGGGCACGCTCCGGGCTGTTAGCTACAACAGCCAGGGCCAAAAAGCCAGTGAAGCCGAACACCAAACAGCTGGCGCGCCGGTAGCTCTCCGCCTTACGCCTATCGTGAGTCCTGCGGGCCTGCACGCCACTGGTGCAGACCTGGCCCTGGTGCAGGTGGAAGTGGTAGATGCGCAGGGCCGCCGCTGCCCCACCGCGCTGGATATGGTCAGCTTCACCCTCACTGGTGCGGCCGAGTGGCGCGGGGGCCTTGCCCAGGGACCCGACAACCACATCTTGAGCAAGAGCCTGCCCGTGGAAGGGGGCGTGAACCGTGTGCTGCTGCGCACCACTGCCAAGGCTGGCACCATCAAGCTGCAAGCCACTGCGGCGGGCCTCAAGTCCGCCGCTCTTAGCCTGAAATCCAGAGCCGTACCGCAGCAACACGGGCTGGCCACCGAACTGCCCGGTGCAGCGCTAGCGGGCAGCCTGCAGCGAGGGCCCACACCCGCAACGCCGGCTTTTACCGCCTCCCGCGCACCCCTAACGATAACCAGCGTCACGGCTGGCTCCAACGCCGAGAAAGCAAAGCTCACCTTCGACGACAATGAGCTGTCAGAGTGGAGCAGCGCCGGGCCAGTGGCATCCGCCTGGATTCAGTACGACCTAGAGCGGCCTGCTGCCATCAGCGAGGTAGCTATGAAACTGGTGGACTGGCGCTCCAGCCAGTACCCCATTCGGATTCTGGTGGATGGCAAGCAGGCTTTTGTGGGCCTCACTGAGCGCACACTAGGCTACTTCACGGCTGCTTTCCCGGCCGTAACGGGCAAAACCCTGCGCATCGAGCTAACCGGGGCCAGCCGCAACCAAGACGCCTACAATATTGTGGAAATCACCGGACAGAAAGATCCGGCTGCCGGTGGCAACCAGCCCAAAGCCAAGGCCACGCTCGGCCTAGTGGAAGTGGAAGCCTATGAAAAAGCAACGGGGCAGCTCGTCAAATAG
- a CDS encoding RagB/SusD family nutrient uptake outer membrane protein yields MRRLTKLSIVLPFLALASCQKDFLDEEPLDFLSSENAFVTYADFNASVNNLYRLVRTEFYTQDENFPMDYIYGTDIVFDGQASLRRFTNYPGTMSPSFAVPADHWTDLYKIIAETNTILSRLSASKMTDSEKAVIEGRARFFRAFSYRTLAYLYGGVPLVLEEVTAPRYDYTRASKEEVLGQAIADLTVAVATLPGIAQVRDGEISKPAAQHLLAEVYLAAGDYAAAATAATAVIGDASVGLMRTRFGRRSTVTPGDVYWDLFQRGNQNRTAGNREGLWVVQFETDVPGGASTSLAIAGNALYERHHGPFLSEFRIGSSAPFLWPAGDYTGGRGIGWAVSTKHFSNTIWASDFTTDMRNANHNFVRVYTYNNPAVTSLFNRTVSTEAPPTGITVPSRRFYAYQSKVTTPADHPTNLYANPATLQLKATAGGTYTDQYMFRLAETYLIRAEAHFGRGDRVAAAADLNVVRSRAGASPVTPANVTLDYILDERMRELGIEEKRRLTLMRLGKVVDRVRRYNPYYSDIQDHHNLFPIPAAEIERNRAAVLEQNPGY; encoded by the coding sequence ATGAGACGCCTCACCAAACTCTCAATAGTACTGCCTTTCCTGGCCCTGGCTTCCTGCCAAAAAGACTTCCTGGACGAAGAGCCGCTTGACTTCCTGAGCTCGGAAAACGCCTTTGTGACCTACGCCGACTTCAACGCCTCCGTGAACAACCTCTACCGGCTGGTGCGGACCGAGTTCTACACCCAGGACGAGAACTTCCCGATGGACTACATCTACGGCACCGACATCGTGTTTGATGGGCAGGCTAGTTTGCGGCGCTTCACCAATTATCCGGGCACCATGAGCCCGTCCTTTGCCGTGCCCGCCGACCATTGGACCGACTTGTACAAAATCATTGCGGAAACCAATACCATCCTCTCTCGTTTGTCGGCCTCGAAGATGACGGACAGTGAGAAAGCAGTAATTGAAGGCCGTGCCCGATTTTTCCGGGCCTTTTCCTACCGTACCCTAGCGTACCTCTACGGCGGCGTGCCCCTGGTGCTGGAAGAAGTAACGGCCCCCCGCTACGACTACACCCGCGCCAGCAAAGAAGAAGTGCTGGGCCAAGCTATTGCCGATTTGACGGTGGCCGTGGCTACCCTGCCAGGTATTGCCCAGGTGAGAGACGGCGAAATCAGCAAGCCCGCGGCCCAGCATCTGCTGGCAGAAGTGTACCTCGCTGCCGGCGACTACGCCGCTGCCGCCACGGCCGCCACCGCAGTCATCGGCGACGCCAGCGTGGGCCTGATGCGCACCCGCTTCGGGAGGCGTTCCACCGTAACACCCGGCGACGTGTACTGGGACTTGTTTCAGCGGGGCAACCAAAACCGCACGGCCGGCAACCGGGAAGGCTTATGGGTGGTGCAATTCGAAACCGATGTACCCGGCGGGGCTTCCACCTCGTTGGCCATTGCGGGCAATGCCCTCTATGAGCGGCACCACGGCCCGTTTCTGTCCGAGTTTCGCATCGGCTCGTCGGCACCTTTTCTGTGGCCGGCCGGCGACTACACGGGTGGCCGCGGCATCGGGTGGGCCGTCTCAACCAAGCACTTCAGCAACACCATTTGGGCCAGCGACTTCACCACCGATATGCGCAACGCCAATCACAACTTTGTGCGGGTGTACACCTACAACAATCCGGCGGTAACAAGCCTGTTCAACCGAACCGTTTCGACGGAGGCCCCGCCCACGGGCATCACGGTGCCCAGCCGCCGGTTCTATGCCTACCAGTCCAAGGTTACTACGCCGGCTGACCACCCCACAAACCTGTATGCCAATCCGGCAACGTTGCAATTGAAAGCCACCGCGGGCGGTACCTACACCGACCAGTACATGTTCCGGCTGGCCGAAACTTACCTGATTCGCGCTGAGGCCCACTTCGGCCGCGGCGACCGGGTTGCCGCCGCGGCCGACCTCAACGTGGTGCGCAGCCGGGCCGGCGCTTCGCCTGTAACACCCGCTAATGTCACGCTGGACTACATTCTGGACGAGCGGATGCGGGAATTGGGCATCGAGGAGAAACGGCGGCTCACGCTCATGCGCTTGGGCAAGGTGGTAGACCGGGTGCGGCGCTACAATCCGTACTATAGTGACATCCAGGACCACCACAACCTGTTTCCCATTCCGGCCGCCGAAATCGAGCGAAACCGCGCCGCGGTGCTGGAGCAGAACCCCGGATACTAG
- a CDS encoding SusC/RagA family TonB-linked outer membrane protein: MKRFSTPCAFGKWTRSASTTACALCLPLLLPAAAGQVFASVREQVAQPAAVPLKQLLVQWEKQYGSSISYESNLIRGKLVVPQSGEGSLEDKLRGVLPQAGLQFEKLSAKAYVLLSAPGPVAGSASAAVADITVAGRVTQANGQALPGVTVVVKGTSQGTSTDGNGSFSLTVPSGSVLILSSIGFVAQEVAVTGPTLSVVLAENSKALDEVVVVGYGVQRKSDVTGAVASADIEAFREAPNTNIAQSLQGTVPGLNIGQVNSAGANPSIQIRGANTINGNADVLIVLDGIIYNGSLASINPDDVASIDVLKDASSTAVYGAQAANGVLLITTRKGKAGKTRIAYTGSYATQTPSKNLRPQNREEYLQRIRDLNYTQAYLAPDYTTPNPAFDITKFVDPLFLDASGNVNANDYDWWGNTTSPGYIQDHQLSVSGGGDKTTYLVSGGYTKQEGYIVNDQFNRKSIRINLETQATNWWKVGAQTFGSFNDYSGSEPTLNAIVRHPSLLTPYDEAGNLIPFPTQTILANPFQTFDVQDYDKRVTLFGNFYSEISAPFLKGLTYRLNFGNNYRTTNQYNSNKWGGGETGSASKNLDTYYDYTLDNILTYNKVFGKHEVTGTLLYSAIERQYSRTNASATGFSNITLGYNSLEQGNIQRTSSDAWDERLIGQMARLNYKFNNRYLLTATMRRDGFTGFATNKKYGLFPSAALGWIITDEPFFQYSAVNFLKLRAGYGSNGNLTSRYSSLSTVGPGVAYVFGDASTGSVFGQQVNSLANPNLKWESTRGINAGLDFVLLKNRLSGSLDYYNNKTNNLLFDVALTSITGFSTIRTNVGNVANQGMELSLTSVNVQTPAVKWSTTFNISGNRNKIIKLTGVDADGDGREDDLVASNLFIGKSINTIYDLKSDGLYQLGEEVPTGYYPGSARIVDANGDGKLERATDRVFLGREEPDYRTSMLNSVEYKGFTFRIFFNAVLGGENSYLGANNPNLGNALNDNSRRLNYFSGLDFWSPSNPNATYARSPLAPALAPSVYQNRSFVRLQDISLNYRFGGSVIKALHAENLGVFISAKNLATWTKWKGWDPETNQGYTDSGRPVLQGYSVGLNVTF; encoded by the coding sequence ATGAAAAGATTTTCCACTCCTTGCGCCTTCGGGAAATGGACCCGCAGCGCTTCCACTACCGCCTGCGCGCTGTGTTTGCCGCTGCTGCTGCCGGCTGCGGCCGGGCAGGTGTTTGCCTCTGTGCGCGAGCAGGTGGCTCAGCCCGCCGCCGTACCACTCAAACAGCTGCTGGTCCAGTGGGAAAAGCAATACGGTAGTTCCATTAGCTATGAAAGCAACTTGATCCGTGGCAAGCTTGTGGTGCCACAGTCCGGCGAAGGTAGCTTGGAAGACAAACTGCGTGGGGTGCTGCCCCAGGCGGGGTTGCAGTTCGAGAAGCTGAGCGCCAAGGCATATGTACTTTTGTCTGCCCCCGGCCCCGTTGCTGGCTCTGCCTCGGCCGCAGTGGCCGACATTACGGTGGCTGGCCGCGTGACCCAAGCCAACGGCCAGGCACTGCCCGGCGTGACGGTGGTGGTGAAAGGCACCTCGCAAGGCACCTCTACAGATGGCAACGGCAGCTTCTCGCTGACCGTGCCAAGTGGCAGCGTGCTGATCTTGAGTTCTATTGGTTTTGTGGCGCAGGAGGTAGCTGTAACGGGCCCAACCCTGAGCGTGGTATTAGCCGAAAACAGCAAAGCACTTGACGAAGTGGTGGTGGTGGGCTACGGCGTGCAGCGCAAGTCCGACGTGACGGGTGCCGTGGCCAGCGCCGATATTGAAGCCTTCCGGGAGGCCCCCAACACCAACATTGCGCAGTCGTTGCAAGGCACGGTGCCGGGCTTGAACATTGGGCAGGTGAATTCGGCCGGCGCCAACCCCAGCATTCAGATCCGCGGGGCCAACACCATCAACGGTAACGCCGACGTGCTGATTGTGCTGGATGGCATCATCTACAACGGTTCGTTGGCGTCCATCAACCCCGATGACGTAGCCAGCATCGATGTGTTGAAAGACGCCAGCTCGACGGCCGTGTACGGGGCGCAGGCCGCTAACGGCGTGCTGCTTATCACCACCCGTAAAGGTAAGGCCGGCAAAACGCGCATTGCGTACACCGGCTCCTATGCCACCCAAACGCCCAGCAAGAACCTGCGTCCTCAAAACCGTGAAGAGTATTTGCAGCGCATCCGGGACCTGAACTACACCCAGGCCTACCTGGCCCCCGACTACACCACGCCCAACCCGGCCTTCGACATCACCAAGTTTGTGGACCCGCTGTTTCTGGACGCCAGTGGCAACGTTAACGCCAACGATTATGACTGGTGGGGCAACACCACCAGCCCCGGCTACATTCAAGACCATCAGCTCAGTGTTTCGGGCGGCGGCGACAAAACCACCTACCTCGTGTCGGGGGGCTACACCAAGCAGGAAGGCTACATCGTCAACGACCAGTTCAACCGCAAAAGCATCCGCATCAACCTGGAAACCCAGGCCACCAACTGGTGGAAGGTCGGGGCGCAAACGTTCGGCTCCTTCAACGACTACAGCGGCTCGGAGCCGACGCTGAACGCCATTGTGCGACACCCATCCTTGCTCACGCCCTACGACGAAGCCGGCAACCTGATTCCGTTTCCCACTCAGACCATCCTGGCCAACCCGTTCCAAACCTTCGACGTGCAGGATTACGACAAGCGGGTAACCCTGTTCGGTAACTTCTACTCGGAAATCAGCGCCCCGTTCCTGAAGGGGTTAACGTACCGCCTCAACTTCGGCAACAACTACCGCACCACCAATCAATACAACTCCAACAAATGGGGCGGAGGCGAAACGGGGTCGGCCTCGAAAAACCTGGACACCTACTACGATTACACGCTTGATAACATCTTGACCTACAACAAGGTGTTCGGCAAGCACGAGGTGACGGGCACCTTGCTTTACAGTGCCATTGAGCGGCAGTACTCGCGCACCAACGCCTCCGCCACGGGCTTTTCCAATATCACGCTGGGCTACAACAGCCTGGAGCAAGGCAACATCCAGCGCACCAGCTCCGACGCCTGGGACGAGCGGTTGATTGGCCAGATGGCCCGCCTCAACTACAAGTTCAACAACCGCTACCTGCTTACGGCCACCATGCGCCGCGACGGGTTCACGGGCTTCGCTACCAACAAGAAATACGGCCTGTTTCCCTCGGCTGCCCTGGGTTGGATCATCACCGACGAGCCGTTTTTTCAGTACAGCGCCGTGAATTTTCTGAAGCTGCGGGCGGGCTACGGCTCAAACGGCAACCTAACCAGCCGCTATTCCTCGCTCTCCACGGTGGGGCCGGGCGTCGCGTACGTGTTCGGGGATGCCAGCACGGGCTCGGTGTTCGGCCAGCAGGTGAATTCCCTGGCCAACCCCAACCTGAAGTGGGAATCAACCCGCGGCATCAACGCCGGGCTGGACTTTGTACTGCTCAAGAACCGTCTGTCGGGCAGCCTCGATTACTACAACAACAAAACCAATAACCTCCTCTTCGACGTGGCGCTGACGTCCATCACCGGATTCTCGACCATTCGGACCAACGTGGGCAACGTAGCCAACCAGGGCATGGAATTGAGTTTGACTTCGGTGAACGTGCAAACGCCGGCCGTCAAGTGGAGCACCACGTTCAACATTTCCGGTAACCGCAACAAAATCATCAAGCTGACGGGGGTAGATGCCGATGGTGACGGCCGGGAAGACGACTTAGTGGCCAGCAACCTGTTCATCGGCAAGTCCATTAATACTATCTATGATCTGAAGTCCGACGGCCTCTACCAACTCGGTGAGGAAGTCCCGACTGGCTACTACCCCGGCTCCGCCCGCATAGTAGACGCCAACGGCGACGGCAAGTTGGAGCGCGCCACCGACCGGGTATTTCTGGGTCGGGAAGAGCCCGACTATCGGACCAGCATGCTAAACTCGGTGGAGTACAAGGGCTTCACGTTCCGCATCTTCTTTAACGCCGTGTTGGGCGGCGAGAACAGCTATTTGGGAGCCAACAATCCCAACTTAGGCAACGCACTCAACGATAACTCGCGCCGGTTGAACTACTTCAGCGGCCTCGATTTCTGGTCGCCTTCCAACCCCAATGCCACATACGCCCGCTCGCCTCTGGCGCCGGCTTTGGCCCCAAGCGTGTACCAGAACCGAAGCTTCGTGCGCCTGCAAGATATTTCGCTGAACTACCGGTTTGGCGGCAGCGTCATCAAAGCCTTGCACGCCGAGAATTTAGGAGTGTTCATCAGTGCCAAAAACCTGGCAACCTGGACCAAATGGAAAGGTTGGGACCCCGAAACCAACCAAGGCTATACCGACTCGGGCCGGCCCGTATTGCAGGGCTACTCTGTTGGACTGAACGTCACTTTCTAA